The Desulfuromonadales bacterium genomic interval TTCGCGCTCTCGGCGGGCTGCGCCACCAGGTCCGCCGAAGAAGCGGGGATACGCGAACACCGGGAAACCTATTACTACGATGCCGAATTGGCCTTTGCCATCGAGTATCCCTCCGACTGGACACTCGAACGGGGGAGCGGCCGGCCACCGGAATCGTGCACCGTGCGCTGGCATTCCTCCGTACCGATGGACAATGCGGAACCGGTGGTCAGGGCGGCGGTGATCGCCTGTGCCCTGAGCCACTGGCCCGGTGGACCCGAAGCAATGCAGGCCGGTTTTCTGGCCGAGCACCCGGCACTGGACGTCGCCGAGCAGAAAGAAGTCGTGCTGCCCGGGGGAGAGGCAACCATGCTCCTCGGGAACGACGCCTCCCGTGCCCACCTTGCCGTCATTCTGCGAACCGAAAGCAGGGGGTACATCGTGACCTTTTCCACTCCTAGCCGCAACTTTGAAAGCTATCGTCCGCTATTCGATGAGATGCTCGCATCCTTCAAGCCGCAGCAGGAGCGGTAAACACCATTCCCCGGAGCGCCGGCTGCGCCGGCAAGTCGTCCATGGATCCTTTGCGTCTGATTGAAAAATATTATCCCGCCGGAACCGAGGCCCATCGCATCCTTTTGCGACACAGCGTCCGGGTCGCCGGCAAGGCCAGGGAGATCGCCTGGCGCCTGGCCACCGAACAAGTGGATGTCGATTTCGTCCATGAAGCGGCGCTGCTGCACGACATCGGCATGCTCTTTACCGACGCTCCGGAAATCGGCTGTCATGGTACTCTCCCCTACCTCTGCCACGGCTACAAGGGCCGCGAACTGCTCGAGTACGAAGGGCTGCCCCGGCACGCCCTGGTTTGCGACCGGCACATCGGGGTAGGGCTGAGCGCCGCCGAAATTGCGGATCAACGGCTGCCGCTGCCGGTGCGCGACATGCTGCCGTTGACCGTGGAGGAACGGATTGTCACCTACGCCGACCTCTTCTTTTCCAAGAACCCACGGGAAAACGACGCGGAGCGCTCCGTCGACAAGGTCCGGCAGACTCTCGCCCGCTACGGGGCTGAGAAGGTCGCAGTCTTCGACCGCTGGCATCTCCAGTTCAGCGGTTGAGCCGGACGCCCGGAAACAACGCTCCCGAAAACTGATTTTCGATTTCCCCCAGGACAGCGAACTGATGGAACAGTGGCTATTGGAAAGCTTTGACTGGCTTCCCTCCGGGGGAATGTACTACGCCCTGGTCGCCGCTATCTCCTTTTTTGAATCGCTTGCCGTCATCGGCATCTTCTGTCCCGGCAGCGTCCTCATCGTCTTCGCCGGTTTTCTGGCCGCCAACGGCAAAGGTTCCTACACCCTCCTGGTGATGGTTTCGGCCGGCGGCGCCATCGCCGGCGACCTGCTCAGCTACGTGCTGGGCGCCCGCTTCGGCAGCGTGTTCACGAATCTGCAACTGATGCGCAAGCGTCGGGGCCTG includes:
- a CDS encoding HD domain-containing protein — its product is MDPLRLIEKYYPAGTEAHRILLRHSVRVAGKAREIAWRLATEQVDVDFVHEAALLHDIGMLFTDAPEIGCHGTLPYLCHGYKGRELLEYEGLPRHALVCDRHIGVGLSAAEIADQRLPLPVRDMLPLTVEERIVTYADLFFSKNPRENDAERSVDKVRQTLARYGAEKVAVFDRWHLQFSG